From the Salinimicrobium tongyeongense genome, one window contains:
- a CDS encoding pseudouridine synthase, translating to MHRHFKIYKPYGFLSQFISNQRTRRKKKMLGELWDFPEGTMSIGRLDEDSEGLLLLTTNGKLSAEITGRHVEKEYYVQVDGLIGEAELSKLKNGIEIGINGKKYLTQACKAKILGTPPNFPPRAKPIRDARHGPTSWISITLTEGKFRQVKKMTAAAGFPTLRLVRVRIGQEQLAGMSAGEVVEVGNFTY from the coding sequence ATGCACAGACACTTCAAAATATACAAACCCTACGGCTTCTTAAGCCAGTTTATAAGCAATCAACGCACCCGCCGCAAGAAGAAGATGTTGGGGGAACTATGGGATTTCCCGGAAGGCACCATGTCTATTGGACGTTTGGATGAAGATTCTGAAGGACTTTTATTACTCACTACCAACGGCAAACTAAGTGCAGAAATTACCGGAAGACATGTAGAAAAAGAATATTATGTACAGGTAGACGGCCTGATTGGCGAAGCTGAGCTTTCAAAATTAAAGAACGGAATTGAAATTGGGATCAACGGAAAGAAATACCTTACCCAAGCCTGCAAAGCAAAGATCTTAGGCACTCCCCCTAATTTCCCGCCACGGGCAAAACCCATTAGGGATGCCCGGCACGGCCCTACCAGCTGGATCTCAATCACCCTCACAGAAGGAAAGTTCAGGCAGGTGAAAAAAATGACAGCGGCAGCCGGCTTTCCCACCCTAAGGCTGGTAAGAGTGCGCATAGGTCAAGAACAACTTGCGGGCATGAGCGCGGGCGAGGTTGTTGAAGTGGGAAATTTCACCTACTAA
- a CDS encoding helix-turn-helix transcriptional regulator — METTFEQKLNIFTECAEFIPGVVIVHELREKDFRTVYMSSRGLNQLGVSLEELSVMGPKYHDRFFNNEDMDDFMLKLRKLLQNKDPEETFTFFQQVKFKDRQEWVWHIGSIRIFHQAEDGSPSHLVTVSFPVDRMKHIENKAERLLKENMFFKENLNKYLGLGKRAKEVLRLVALGKSSADIAKELHISIDTVHTHRKNIKKKLNISTSFEFTEYARAYDLI, encoded by the coding sequence TTGGAAACAACTTTTGAACAGAAACTGAACATCTTCACTGAATGTGCCGAATTTATTCCGGGAGTAGTCATAGTTCATGAACTGAGGGAAAAAGACTTCAGGACGGTTTACATGAGCTCCCGAGGGCTCAATCAACTGGGGGTTTCTTTAGAAGAACTTTCGGTAATGGGGCCCAAATATCACGACCGTTTCTTCAACAATGAAGACATGGATGATTTCATGCTAAAACTTCGGAAATTACTTCAGAATAAAGACCCCGAAGAGACCTTCACTTTTTTTCAGCAGGTAAAATTCAAAGACCGGCAGGAGTGGGTTTGGCACATTGGGTCAATACGGATCTTTCACCAGGCCGAAGACGGATCACCCTCGCATCTGGTCACGGTTTCCTTTCCCGTTGACCGCATGAAGCATATTGAAAATAAGGCAGAGCGGCTTTTAAAGGAAAATATGTTCTTCAAAGAAAACCTGAATAAATATCTTGGCCTTGGGAAGAGGGCCAAGGAAGTTTTAAGGCTGGTGGCCCTGGGAAAAAGTTCGGCCGACATTGCAAAGGAACTTCACATCTCTATAGACACTGTGCATACCCACAGGAAAAACATCAAGAAAAAGCTGAATATTTCTACCAGTTTTGAATTTACGGAATACGCCCGGGCTTACGATCTTATTTAA
- a CDS encoding helix-turn-helix transcriptional regulator: MTVEEKISTYSKEFEKLPGVTVINEIEGFKPLFMTTNGLKLLGLTLRELIATKENYQHLYFKPKFMGDYLETLESMIEQEGIEETYTFFHQVKYQGSYHWYAASIKVFHAEAPLKPTHTITYAVPLEDFEWTMKRAERLMEETDFARQNFEKFHTLSRREVEILSLSGRGMRMNKMAEKLNISIDTVNSHLKSLRKKLEVSNSIELIEYARAYDLL, encoded by the coding sequence ATGACGGTAGAAGAGAAAATTTCTACATATTCAAAGGAATTCGAGAAGCTCCCGGGCGTGACGGTGATCAATGAAATAGAGGGGTTCAAACCGCTTTTCATGACCACAAACGGCCTGAAATTACTGGGCTTGACGCTCAGGGAGCTCATTGCCACAAAAGAGAATTATCAACATCTCTATTTTAAGCCAAAATTTATGGGCGATTACCTTGAAACGCTGGAATCAATGATTGAGCAGGAAGGAATTGAGGAGACCTACACCTTTTTTCACCAGGTAAAATACCAGGGCAGCTATCACTGGTATGCAGCTTCCATAAAGGTTTTTCATGCCGAAGCTCCTTTAAAACCTACTCACACTATCACCTATGCAGTACCACTTGAAGATTTTGAGTGGACCATGAAAAGGGCCGAGCGATTAATGGAAGAAACAGATTTTGCCCGGCAGAATTTTGAAAAGTTCCATACCTTGAGTCGGCGCGAAGTTGAGATCCTGAGCTTATCGGGAAGAGGGATGAGGATGAATAAAATGGCTGAAAAGCTGAATATTTCTATAGATACGGTGAACTCACACCTAAAATCACTTCGGAAAAAGCTGGAAGTTTCAAATTCGATCGAGCTCATAGAATATGCGAGAGCTTACGACCTTTTGTGA
- a CDS encoding AAA family ATPase, with translation MKILKIEFQNINSLKGKHEIDFSKAPFTVSSLFAITGPTGSGKSTILDVISLALFNMVPRLGKISKNDIINKGALLTRNQKEAYAKVTYQAKKGIYASQWSISTNRNNNLRDYEMYLYDLATEKPLDYKKSDVPSKNEELIGLNYNQFIKSVLLAQGDFAQFLKAKKDERGELLEKITGTGIYRQVGIKAYQKFKKVNAEIEDRQREINVLQKDLLEEEVLQELTTALTQKSGMCEPLEKETRELERLKELKKNISSQQQQIAAQEKLQLNATQNLIDFEKEKGEKLKQHEQVQGFAGDLRKWQNLDAACREIKEELTRHARSVEENRTGISRCLDNISSFLKKEPATGEIESSLQDFSRKVRKLQQQRDEKLSHYRNLQERFDLELREVQFKLNGDLKTEELKLKQMKAAGEHRLQELQDQLKEIDLNKLEAERSRLRELLQQGRKAQQEWAAIANLSAEIERAKKEEEELLGQVENLPQELASAKKEMQLLQKDVENLQLRRENELLKSSLDEHRHNLRNGEACPLCGSTEHPYAAHLPAKNDTLQEELLRLKKELSAMERQVTSRETSLAHHQKRIGELQELIRKNGEKLEAQKRQFEEVFLKINPKGKDWEEFCNNNEEKIGLLEAFEKENRKLRAVKTGLPILLEIQEVLVDGKKIKAELDGLYSGKDIDTDCLELQNSWTSLQHQQNSLASQGKDLNQKLVNKTAELENLEKQLQAHILETGCKDIPEALQRLLPEAEYSQLSRKREALTSQKGQIEASLKTLKTQLTQLQQKDVPGSEEILTQKLQETKSKLNSLHEECEELRRKLRNDRERRAQIAAIEEELKDVKNKIKRWELLNQLIGDATGKKFNDFAQDLSLSQLLILANRRLQDLSDRYRIDKPLEDEDDSLVAIDEHMGGQRRSVKTLSGGETFLLSLSMALALSDLASRNVEINSLFIDEGFGTLDPETLDQTLDTLEKLQAESSKTIGIISHVDSLKERIATQIRLSRNGQGYSSLEVIG, from the coding sequence ATGAAGATCTTAAAAATAGAATTTCAGAATATAAATTCGCTGAAGGGAAAGCATGAGATCGACTTCAGCAAAGCGCCTTTTACGGTAAGCTCGCTTTTTGCCATTACCGGCCCCACGGGCAGCGGAAAAAGCACGATTCTCGACGTGATCTCCCTGGCACTTTTCAACATGGTGCCGCGCCTGGGGAAGATTAGTAAAAATGACATTATCAACAAAGGGGCGCTGCTTACCCGCAACCAGAAAGAGGCTTATGCAAAGGTTACTTACCAGGCCAAAAAAGGCATTTACGCCAGCCAATGGAGCATTTCTACCAACCGCAACAACAACCTGCGCGATTACGAAATGTACCTGTACGACCTGGCTACAGAAAAACCTTTAGATTACAAAAAGTCTGATGTTCCTTCAAAGAATGAAGAGCTCATAGGGCTTAATTACAACCAGTTCATAAAATCGGTACTGCTGGCGCAGGGGGATTTTGCCCAGTTCTTAAAGGCCAAAAAAGACGAGCGCGGGGAGCTTCTCGAAAAGATCACCGGTACAGGGATCTACAGGCAGGTAGGAATAAAAGCCTATCAAAAATTCAAAAAAGTTAATGCCGAAATTGAAGACCGGCAGCGGGAAATAAATGTGCTTCAAAAAGACCTTTTAGAAGAGGAAGTTTTGCAGGAGCTCACTACAGCTCTTACTCAAAAATCGGGCATGTGTGAGCCGCTCGAGAAGGAAACCCGCGAACTGGAAAGGCTTAAAGAACTCAAAAAGAATATTTCTTCACAGCAGCAACAAATTGCAGCACAGGAGAAACTACAGCTCAATGCCACCCAAAACCTTATTGATTTTGAAAAAGAAAAGGGAGAAAAGCTAAAGCAACACGAGCAGGTACAAGGCTTTGCCGGAGATTTACGCAAATGGCAAAATCTGGATGCCGCCTGCAGGGAAATAAAGGAAGAACTTACCAGGCACGCCCGCAGTGTAGAAGAGAATAGAACAGGAATAAGCCGTTGCCTCGACAACATAAGCAGTTTTTTGAAAAAAGAACCTGCTACCGGCGAGATTGAAAGCAGCCTGCAGGATTTCTCCCGCAAAGTGAGAAAACTTCAGCAGCAACGGGATGAAAAACTGAGCCACTACCGCAACCTGCAGGAGCGCTTTGACCTTGAGCTGAGGGAAGTTCAGTTTAAGCTGAACGGTGACCTCAAAACCGAAGAACTGAAGCTGAAGCAAATGAAAGCTGCGGGTGAACACCGGCTTCAGGAACTTCAAGACCAGCTGAAAGAGATAGACCTCAACAAGCTGGAGGCAGAAAGGTCAAGGCTGCGGGAACTCCTTCAGCAGGGACGAAAAGCACAGCAGGAATGGGCGGCCATAGCGAATCTTTCCGCAGAGATTGAAAGGGCAAAAAAAGAGGAAGAAGAACTGCTGGGGCAGGTTGAAAACCTTCCGCAGGAGTTGGCTTCAGCAAAAAAGGAGATGCAACTTCTTCAAAAAGATGTTGAAAACCTTCAGCTAAGAAGGGAGAATGAGCTGCTAAAGTCCAGCCTTGATGAGCACCGGCATAATCTTAGAAATGGTGAAGCCTGCCCGCTGTGTGGCAGCACCGAACACCCTTATGCGGCCCACTTACCTGCCAAAAATGACACTTTACAGGAAGAACTTTTAAGGCTGAAAAAAGAACTTTCGGCCATGGAGAGGCAGGTGACAAGTCGCGAAACCAGCCTGGCGCACCACCAGAAGAGAATTGGCGAACTTCAGGAGCTCATTCGGAAGAACGGCGAAAAACTGGAGGCTCAAAAAAGGCAATTTGAAGAAGTATTTTTGAAGATCAATCCGAAGGGGAAAGACTGGGAAGAATTCTGTAACAACAATGAAGAAAAGATTGGACTGCTAGAGGCTTTTGAGAAGGAAAACCGGAAGCTGAGGGCAGTTAAGACCGGGCTTCCCATACTTCTCGAGATCCAGGAAGTTTTGGTGGATGGGAAAAAGATCAAAGCCGAGCTGGACGGCCTGTACAGCGGCAAAGATATTGATACCGATTGCCTGGAGCTGCAAAATTCGTGGACTTCGCTGCAACACCAGCAGAATTCGCTCGCCAGCCAGGGAAAAGACCTTAACCAGAAGCTCGTCAATAAAACAGCAGAACTTGAAAACCTTGAAAAACAGCTGCAAGCCCATATTTTGGAAACCGGTTGCAAAGATATTCCTGAAGCCCTTCAAAGACTGCTGCCCGAAGCAGAATATTCGCAACTTAGCAGGAAGCGCGAAGCACTCACCTCTCAAAAAGGGCAAATTGAAGCCTCTTTAAAAACCCTGAAAACCCAGCTTACCCAGCTGCAGCAAAAAGACGTGCCCGGCAGTGAAGAGATCCTTACACAAAAGCTGCAGGAAACAAAATCAAAGCTGAACTCTTTACATGAGGAATGTGAAGAATTAAGGCGCAAACTGCGGAATGACAGGGAGCGAAGGGCACAAATTGCTGCGATTGAAGAGGAATTAAAAGATGTAAAAAACAAGATAAAGCGCTGGGAACTGCTCAACCAGCTCATTGGCGACGCCACAGGAAAGAAATTCAACGATTTTGCACAGGACCTTAGCCTCTCGCAGTTGCTCATCTTAGCAAACCGGCGGTTACAGGACCTAAGCGACCGCTACAGGATTGACAAACCCCTGGAAGACGAAGATGACAGCCTGGTGGCCATAGACGAGCACATGGGTGGCCAAAGACGATCGGTAAAGACACTTTCGGGTGGGGAGACTTTTCTGCTAAGCCTTTCAATGGCACTTGCCTTAAGCGATCTGGCTTCGAGAAATGTGGAGATCAACTCCCTGTTCATCGATGAAGGTTTTGGCACCCTTGACCCTGAAACCCTCGACCAGACTTTAGATACGCTGGAGAAACTACAGGCAGAATCGTCTAAGACCATAGGGATTATTAGCCATGTAGATTCCCTAAAAGAGCGTATTGCCACACAAATAAGACTCAGCAGAAACGGCCAGGGCTACAGTTCCCTGGAAGTAATAGGATAA
- a CDS encoding exonuclease SbcCD subunit D C-terminal domain-containing protein yields MKILHTADWHIGKKLHKTELAEDFDLFINWLCKTIEAEEIDVLLVSGDIFDLANPSSEARRQYYRALVKMNRFDCKIILTGGNHDSPAMLEAPKDILKALDIDIIGGMPQNPEELIIPIKNSEVNTELVIAAVPFLRDADLRKSAEPETYEDRVEAHKKGIQNTFFEAAQICERKYPAVPALAMGHLFTAGIETSESERDIQIGNLAAFEASRFGSYFKYIALGHIHKPQRVAAAVPAFYSGSPLPLSFSERRDEKRILVIDTEESWEPRSIAVPSFRSLLKISGSLEELSLKLEQLEEKKDLESFIEVELQEEQYDALKIYALDELVSGFQKEGYRIVKHRAAFKNQLKGAGQAFSAQRQLQDLQPKDVFLELIAKHEYDDGTKQDILSAFDEILEDLHRDENAEL; encoded by the coding sequence ATGAAGATCCTGCATACGGCCGACTGGCATATTGGAAAAAAACTCCATAAAACCGAGCTGGCCGAAGATTTCGACCTCTTTATCAACTGGCTTTGCAAAACCATTGAAGCAGAAGAAATAGACGTTCTGCTGGTCTCGGGAGATATTTTTGATCTTGCCAACCCTTCTTCCGAAGCAAGGCGCCAGTACTATCGCGCTCTGGTAAAGATGAACCGCTTTGACTGCAAAATCATTCTTACCGGTGGCAATCACGATTCGCCGGCCATGCTCGAAGCGCCAAAAGACATCCTGAAAGCCCTCGACATCGACATTATTGGCGGAATGCCCCAAAACCCGGAAGAACTTATCATTCCCATAAAAAATTCCGAAGTAAATACTGAACTGGTAATTGCGGCCGTTCCTTTTTTGCGCGACGCCGATCTCCGCAAATCGGCTGAACCTGAAACTTACGAAGACCGGGTAGAAGCCCACAAAAAGGGCATCCAAAACACCTTTTTTGAAGCGGCACAAATTTGTGAACGCAAATATCCGGCAGTACCCGCACTGGCTATGGGCCACCTTTTTACCGCAGGTATAGAAACCTCAGAAAGTGAAAGGGACATCCAGATTGGGAACCTCGCAGCATTTGAAGCCTCCAGGTTTGGAAGCTATTTTAAGTACATCGCGCTAGGCCATATTCACAAACCCCAGCGGGTAGCCGCGGCTGTGCCCGCTTTTTACAGCGGCTCTCCCCTGCCCCTGTCCTTTAGTGAACGGCGCGATGAAAAAAGGATACTGGTTATTGATACTGAAGAAAGCTGGGAACCCAGGAGCATCGCTGTTCCCAGCTTTCGTTCCCTGCTGAAAATTAGCGGCAGCCTTGAAGAGCTAAGCCTGAAATTAGAGCAGCTGGAAGAAAAAAAGGATCTGGAAAGTTTTATTGAAGTAGAGCTACAGGAAGAACAATATGATGCCCTGAAGATTTATGCCCTCGATGAGCTGGTCTCGGGCTTTCAGAAAGAAGGTTACCGTATTGTGAAACACCGGGCAGCCTTTAAAAACCAGTTGAAGGGGGCAGGCCAGGCTTTTAGTGCCCAGAGACAACTTCAGGACCTACAGCCAAAAGATGTGTTTTTGGAGCTCATCGCAAAGCACGAATATGATGACGGAACAAAGCAGGACATCCTTTCGGCTTTTGATGAAATTCTCGAAGACCTGCATCGGGATGAAAACGCAGAACTATGA
- a CDS encoding carboxypeptidase-like regulatory domain-containing protein encodes MRNSVSLFARPIVILFLFFALSPEVMSAFQQNLQDYTEYKGQVINSQNQDPLAGAYLSVQNNNISTVTNNDGEFSLKIPKRLENVNVQVSFLGFQSRVLPLQFFQQDDVVIELRESLEELNEVSIFTYTDPAALVQNMLKTRGSNYFTDRTTMTAFYREAIKRGRKNVSLSEAVVKIHKQPYDSNSEDDIALVKARKTADYTRLDTVALKLRGGPYNPLSIDLMKNPTHIFNERDLSNFKFSFDDPTKIDDQYLYVVNFEELDKGMPWYYGKLFIDANTFSLVKASFNLNVDNRQAATDLFVQKKPGGTKVYPVEVNYDITYRQKDGRWYFGYGHTQLEFVVNWKRKLFNSRYKVNSELAVTNWEVNPEKFKRDDNFLSRRVIMNDDISGFADLSFWGENNIIEPDESIESAIDKIRDKLENN; translated from the coding sequence ATGAGAAATTCAGTTTCACTTTTCGCAAGGCCCATTGTTATCCTGTTCTTGTTCTTTGCTTTGTCTCCCGAAGTTATGAGCGCGTTTCAGCAAAATCTGCAAGATTACACAGAGTACAAGGGGCAGGTAATTAACAGCCAAAATCAGGATCCGCTGGCCGGTGCCTATCTTTCGGTTCAAAACAACAACATTTCTACGGTAACCAACAATGACGGGGAATTTTCTTTAAAGATTCCGAAGAGGCTCGAAAATGTCAATGTGCAGGTGTCTTTTCTCGGGTTTCAAAGCCGTGTGCTCCCTCTGCAATTCTTTCAGCAGGACGATGTAGTGATAGAACTCCGCGAGTCACTCGAAGAGCTGAACGAAGTAAGCATTTTCACCTATACCGATCCTGCCGCCCTGGTGCAAAATATGCTAAAAACCCGCGGCAGCAACTATTTTACCGATCGCACTACCATGACTGCTTTTTACCGCGAAGCCATCAAAAGGGGGCGCAAAAACGTCTCTCTTTCTGAAGCCGTGGTGAAGATCCATAAACAACCTTACGACTCCAACAGCGAAGATGACATTGCCCTGGTAAAAGCCCGCAAAACTGCCGATTATACCAGGCTTGACACCGTGGCCCTAAAGCTGAGGGGCGGGCCCTACAATCCTTTGAGCATAGACCTCATGAAGAACCCCACGCATATTTTTAATGAGCGCGACCTTTCCAACTTTAAATTTAGTTTTGATGATCCTACAAAAATTGATGATCAATACCTGTATGTGGTGAATTTTGAAGAGCTTGACAAAGGTATGCCCTGGTACTACGGAAAATTATTTATTGACGCCAATACCTTCTCCCTGGTCAAAGCTTCTTTCAACCTCAATGTAGACAACCGCCAGGCTGCGACAGATCTTTTTGTTCAGAAAAAACCCGGCGGCACAAAAGTCTACCCGGTAGAGGTGAATTACGACATCACTTACAGACAAAAAGACGGCCGCTGGTACTTTGGCTACGGCCACACCCAGCTTGAATTTGTGGTGAACTGGAAGCGTAAACTCTTCAATTCGCGCTATAAGGTGAACAGTGAACTCGCCGTGACCAACTGGGAGGTCAATCCCGAAAAGTTCAAAAGAGATGACAATTTTTTAAGCCGAAGGGTGATCATGAACGATGATATCTCTGGCTTTGCCGATCTTTCCTTCTGGGGCGAAAATAATATTATTGAACCCGATGAATCTATTGAAAGCGCGATAGATAAAATTCGTGACAAGCTCGAAAATAATTAA